Within Micromonospora parathelypteridis, the genomic segment CGCTCGGCCTTGGCGAGGAGTTCCACCACAACCGCATCCAGATGGTGGCCGCCCAGGTCTCCGGGCCCACCCCCGCGCCGAGCATGGCCGGCCGGTGGACCGGAGACCGGGTGGCGCAGACCTTCATGGATCTGGTGGCTGAGCACAGCCTCGACCCGCTGCCGCTGGTCAGCCACATCGTCGACGCCAGCGCGGTCGCCGACGCCCTCGCGCTGCTCGACAGCGGCGCCGGTGACGTCCTCCAAGTGGTGTTGAGGTTCTGAATGACCACCATCGCGCTGGCCTGCCAGGAACAACTCCTGCCGGGCACCGACCTGATCCAGAAGTACGCCCTCGCGGCCGCCCTCGGCTACCAGGGCATCGAGCTGCGCGGCCGTGGCGACCTGGCGTTCGCCCGCCGCCTGCCCGAGCTGCGCCGCGCCCGGGCGGCCGGGGTGGTGATGCCCACCGTCTGCGTCGAGATGGACCATTTCATCGGCGACTTCGACCCCGCCCGGTCCGCCGACGCCGTCCGCAACCTGCGCTCGCAGCTCTCGGTGATCGCCGAGCTGGGCGGCGTCGGCGTGATGACCCCGGCAGCCTGGGGAATGTTCTCCCGGCGGCTACCGCCGTTCGAGCCACCGCGCCCGCCAGCCGGCGACCGGCAGGTCCTCCTCGACGCCCTCGGCGAGCTGGCCGAGCACGCCAGGGCCGAGGGGGTCACCCTCTTCCTCGAACCCCTCAACCGGTACGAGGACCACATGGTCAACCGTCTCGACGAGGCGGTCGCGCTCTGCGCCGCGCTCGGGCTGCCCTCGGTCCGGGTGGTCGCTGACACCTTCCACATGAACATCGAGGAGGACGACATGCACCGCGCGCTGCGCGCCGCCGCGCCGTACCTCGGGCACGTGCAGGTCAGCGACTCCAACCGGCTCCAACCCGGCGCCGGGCACCTGGACTGGCCCGCACTGGTGCGTACCCTGCTGGAGCTGGACTACCAGGGCTGGCTGGCCCTGGAGTGCCGGCTGCGCGGCGACCCGGTGCGCGCGCTGCAGCAGGCCGCCACGGTGCTGCGACACGCGCTGCCCCGCAAGGCCGCCGCGTGACCGCCGGTGGGGTGACCGCCGACGCCGACCCGGCCCGCACCGGTGGGCCGGGCGACGTCGCCGGGCTGCGCCGACTCGCGGTCGACACGCTCGACGCCAACTGGGAACACGACCACACCGTGCCGTCGCGCACGCTCTACCCGCACCAGTGGAGCTGGGACTCCGCGTTCATCGCGATCGGCCTGGCCCAGATCCGCCCCGAACGAGCCTGGCGGGAGCTGGCGAGCCTCTTCCGAGCGCAGTGGGCTGACGGACGGGTGCCGCACATCGTGTTCAACCCGGCGATGCGCGTCGGCGCGTACTTCCCGGGGCCGGAGATGTGGCGTTCGGCGGACGCCCAGGGCGCACCGACGGTGGCCACCTCCGGGCTGGTCCAGCCGCCGGTGCACGCGCTCGCCGCGTGGCTGGCGTACCGGCGGGCGCCCGGCCCGGCCGGCCTGGCCGCGCTGGGCGGGCTCTATCCCGCCCTGGTCGCCCAGCAGCGCTACCTGGCCGACCGGCGCGACGTCGCCGGCGACGGGTTGGTCTGCATCGTGCATCCGTGGGAGTCCGGGTTGGACAACAGCCCCGCCTGGGACGAGCCGATGGCCGCGGTCGAAGCCGAGGCGGCCGTCATGCGGGCGTACCGTCGGCATGACACCACCCACGCCGACGCCGCGCACCGCCCCACGGACCTGGACTACGCGCGCTACCTGGCGATCGTCACCGCCTACCGGGACCACGGCTACTCCGACCGCGACCTCGCCGGCGGTCACCCGTTCCTGGTGGAGTGCCCGCTGTTCAACGCGGCGTTCGGGGCTGCCGAACACGCCCTGGCCGAGATCGCCGCGCTCATCGGCGCCGACCCCGGGCCGCACCGGGTCCGCGCGGCCCGGGTCACCGAGGCACTCCTACGACGGCTGTTCGACCCGAGCACCGGCACGTTCCAGCCCCGCGACCTGCGCACCGACCGGCTGGTCGGCGCCCGTACCGTGCTGGGGCTGACGCCGTTGATCCTGCCCGACCTGCCGGCGCGGCACGCCGACGCGCTGGTCGTCGAGGCCCGGTCGGCCCGGTTCGGGGTGGCCCGGCGGATGGACCGGCCGTTGCCCACCCACGACCGCACCGCGCCCGATTTCGAGCCGCTGCGCTACTGGCGCGGGCCGAGTTGGCTGAACATCGGCTGGCTGGTCCGGCGCGGGCTGCTCGCGCACGGGCACCCGGAGCTGGCCGCCGGACTACGCCGCTCGATGGTCGGCCTGGTCGCCGGAGCGGGCTGCCACGAGTACTTCCACCCGGACACCGGCGCCGGGCTGGGCTCGCCGGCGTTCAGCTGGACCGCCGCGCTGCTGCTCGACCTGCTGGCGGAGTGAGTCCGCGTTCGGCGGGCGTCCGGTGGTAGCGTGCCCGGTCCCAGCGGCCAGAAGGAGCATCGTGCGCGAGATCGACAAGGTGGCCTGGATCCTCCTCGAGGACGGGCGGGTGCTGAGCACCCGATCCTCGGGCAAGGACGTCTGGTACCTGCCGGGGGGCAAGCGCGAGCCGGGCGAGACCGACCTGGAGACCCTGCACCGGGAGATCGACGAGGAGTTGAGCGTCGAGGTGGACGTACGCGGCGCGGAGCACCTGGGCACGTTCACCGCGCAGGCGCACGGGCACGCGTCCGACGTCACCGTCCGCATGACCTGCTACCGGGCCGGATATCGGGGGCAGTTGCGCCCGGCCAGCGAGATCGCCGAGATGGCCTGGCTCGGGTACGCCGACCGGCACCGCACCTCCCCGGTCGACCAGCTCATCTTCGACCACCTGCGGTCGGCGGACCTGCTGCGCTGACCGCCGCACCGGTGGCGGCCGTGGCGCTGGCGGTGGTCCTCCGCGCTGGCGGCGCAGTTTGTCGGAGCCGGTCGCGGGTAACCGCCCGGGCGTGACCGACAGCGCGGGCGGCGACGGGTTCCCGCACTTCATCGACGCGGTGTCCCGGCGGTCCGGCCTACCGACCGAGCAGGCCGCCGCCCTCGCCCGCGCCGTCCTGCAGACGATGGCCGAGCGCGTGACCGGCGGCCCGCCGGATGCGCTGGCCTGGCACCTTCCGAACAACGTGGGCGGTTACCTGACCGGCCCGACCCCGGATCCGGCCGGGGCCGTTGGCCCGGACCTCGGCGTGGGGCCGTATGTGGGCGGTGGCCCGGAACCCGGCGTGGGTGGGCTGGACACCGGCGTGGATCTGGAGGTCGGTGGCGCCGCGGCGCCTCCACCACCGGCGGATGCCGGTCCGGCGGACTTCCTTCGTCGGGTGGGACAGCGCGCCGGGGTGGACCCGGCCACCGCTCGGGCCGGTACCGGCGCCGTGTTCGCCACCCTGCGGGAGGCGATGACCGTCCGAGAGTTCCGGGAGATGGTGGCGCGACTGCCGCGCGACGACGACGGCGGTGGGCCTGCGCCCGTTCCGCCGGATCCGTACCTGTTCTGACTCGGCGGCCCACCGCGGATCCGGAGTGTCGGGATTGGCCGGACTCGCCGGTTACTGGCGTGGTACGAGTGCTCGGTGGATTCCGATGATGGTCACCGGCACAACGTCCGCCCACGGCGTGGCCGTGTCGCGGAACGGGTGAAGGCTGTCACCGGCCGGATCCGTGGTCGTGGTGGCCGGGCGGGGCGACTGCGGCTGAGTCAACTGGAAGCCGCCGCGGTGATCTCGGTGCAGGCGGGACTCGCCGCAGCCCTGGCCTGGTCGATCGGACACGACGTGCTGGGGAACCCCTCGCCGATCTTCGCACCCTCCGCCGCTGTCGGCACGATCGTCGCCGCGCTCGGCCAACGTGCCCACCGGACCATCGAACTGCTGCTCGGAGTTGGTCTCGGCATCGCCACCACCGACCTCCTGCTGGGCTTTCTGGGCACCGGCTTCTGGCAGACCGGATTCGTCGTCGGGTGTGCCGTCCTCGCCACGCTCGTGCTGTTCGGCCGAAGCGGAGCCGCCGTCGGCCAGGCTGGCGGTACGGCGGTGCTGCTCGCGACCCTCGCTCCAGCGCAGAACAACCTCGAATGGCCTCGGATCGTCGAGGCGATGGTCGGCGGTGCGGTGGGCCTGGTGGTGGTCGCGTTGCTGGTGCCGTTGAACCCGATGCGGATTCTCGATCGTGACGCGGCTCCCATCTACCAGCGCCTCTCCGGTCAGCTGCGGGAGGTGTCCGCAGCGCTCTCCACCGGCGATCAGCAGCGGGCGGTTCGCGCGCTGGACTCACTTCGCGACATGGGCCCGGCCCTGGACCGGATGCACCAGGCACTGAGCGGTGCCGAGGAGGTGGTCAGCCTCGCCCCCGCCCGCTGGCTGCGTCGGCAGGACGTGGAGCGGTTCGCCCGCGCGAGCCAGTACGTGGAACGCGTGATGGAACACAGCCGGGGAGTTGCCCGCCGATCGGCGATGGCG encodes:
- a CDS encoding sugar phosphate isomerase/epimerase family protein; amino-acid sequence: MTTIALACQEQLLPGTDLIQKYALAAALGYQGIELRGRGDLAFARRLPELRRARAAGVVMPTVCVEMDHFIGDFDPARSADAVRNLRSQLSVIAELGGVGVMTPAAWGMFSRRLPPFEPPRPPAGDRQVLLDALGELAEHARAEGVTLFLEPLNRYEDHMVNRLDEAVALCAALGLPSVRVVADTFHMNIEEDDMHRALRAAAPYLGHVQVSDSNRLQPGAGHLDWPALVRTLLELDYQGWLALECRLRGDPVRALQQAATVLRHALPRKAAA
- a CDS encoding MGH1-like glycoside hydrolase domain-containing protein, translated to MTAGGVTADADPARTGGPGDVAGLRRLAVDTLDANWEHDHTVPSRTLYPHQWSWDSAFIAIGLAQIRPERAWRELASLFRAQWADGRVPHIVFNPAMRVGAYFPGPEMWRSADAQGAPTVATSGLVQPPVHALAAWLAYRRAPGPAGLAALGGLYPALVAQQRYLADRRDVAGDGLVCIVHPWESGLDNSPAWDEPMAAVEAEAAVMRAYRRHDTTHADAAHRPTDLDYARYLAIVTAYRDHGYSDRDLAGGHPFLVECPLFNAAFGAAEHALAEIAALIGADPGPHRVRAARVTEALLRRLFDPSTGTFQPRDLRTDRLVGARTVLGLTPLILPDLPARHADALVVEARSARFGVARRMDRPLPTHDRTAPDFEPLRYWRGPSWLNIGWLVRRGLLAHGHPELAAGLRRSMVGLVAGAGCHEYFHPDTGAGLGSPAFSWTAALLLDLLAE
- a CDS encoding NUDIX hydrolase, producing MREIDKVAWILLEDGRVLSTRSSGKDVWYLPGGKREPGETDLETLHREIDEELSVEVDVRGAEHLGTFTAQAHGHASDVTVRMTCYRAGYRGQLRPASEIAEMAWLGYADRHRTSPVDQLIFDHLRSADLLR
- a CDS encoding DUF2267 domain-containing protein; this translates as MTDSAGGDGFPHFIDAVSRRSGLPTEQAAALARAVLQTMAERVTGGPPDALAWHLPNNVGGYLTGPTPDPAGAVGPDLGVGPYVGGGPEPGVGGLDTGVDLEVGGAAAPPPPADAGPADFLRRVGQRAGVDPATARAGTGAVFATLREAMTVREFREMVARLPRDDDGGGPAPVPPDPYLF
- a CDS encoding FUSC family protein produces the protein MDSDDGHRHNVRPRRGRVAERVKAVTGRIRGRGGRAGRLRLSQLEAAAVISVQAGLAAALAWSIGHDVLGNPSPIFAPSAAVGTIVAALGQRAHRTIELLLGVGLGIATTDLLLGFLGTGFWQTGFVVGCAVLATLVLFGRSGAAVGQAGGTAVLLATLAPAQNNLEWPRIVEAMVGGAVGLVVVALLVPLNPMRILDRDAAPIYQRLSGQLREVSAALSTGDQQRAVRALDSLRDMGPALDRMHQALSGAEEVVSLAPARWLRRQDVERFARASQYVERVMEHSRGVARRSAMALQYNEPIPPDLPASVGQLADAVDLLRREHRSGRPTERTSQAVRGAAHKAGRARAQGVDEFGDAVVTQLRTAASDLLRAAGYDPTSANDEVRKAVQGGEDSVHGVG